The Microbulbifer sp. YPW1 genome contains the following window.
GAGGTGAAGCCGGGGGATTACAACAAGGCCTGGTGGAAGCTGCGTGAGGAGTACCAGGGTATCGAGGCTCCGGTGCAGCGCAGTGAAGCGAATTTCGATCCGGGTGCGAAGTATCACATCCCGGGCAATACCCCGTATTCCCGTTACTTCCTCGCGCACATCCAGCAGTACCAGTTCCATCGCGCACTGTGTGAGGCCGCGGGAGAAACGGGCCCACTGCATCGCTGTTCCATTTTCAAAAATGATGCCGCCGGCAAAAAGCTGCGCAATATGCTCGCCATGGGTGCGAGCAAGCCGTGGCCCGATGCCATGGAGGCGCTTACTGGCCAGCGAGAGCTGGATGCATCCGCCATTGTGGATTATTTCCAGCCACTGATGGCTTACCTGCAGGAGCAGAACAAGGATCGTCAGTGCGGTTGGTGATCGCGGGCGAGCGGTGAACTTGGTGATAAAGTAAAGGTTGCTTATTGCTAGAGGCTATTGGCCGTATATTCACAGTCAATGGCCTCGGGGGTTTGAAAAAAAATCTGTGACCATAGTATTGGTAATGTCTTGATATGAATCAGGTGGAAACTCTATTGGAGATTCATCATCTGAATGAAATATCCGGGGGCTGCCAACCGGCTCAACACTGGCCAAGCGTGCACTGTGCCCTGATTAATGGATTAAACCCGAGCCAACAAAAAGAGGCTGCTAATGAGCAATATTGATATCGGTATTGGTGAAAAAGATCGCGAACAGGTTGCTGAAGGACTGAAGCGTCTCCTCGCAGACTCCTATACCCTGTATCTGCAGACCCACAACTTCCACTGGAATGTTACCGGGCGCCTGTTCCGCGAGCTGCACCTGATGTTTGAAGAGCATTACACCGAGTTGGCGACCGCGGTGGATGATATCGCCGAGCGTATCCGCACGCTGGATGTAATCGCGCCGGGCACCTACAAGGCCTTTGCCGAACTCAGCTCCATCAAGGAAGTGGAAGACGTTCCTGCGGCGGAAGAGATGGTGCGCATCCTTACCCAGGGGCACGAGCAGGTTGTAAAAACCTGTCGCGACGTATTGAAGGCCGCACAGGACGCCGATGATGAATCCACCGCAGCGCTGGTGGGAGATCGGATGCGCGTCCACGAGAAAACCGCCTGGATGCTGCGGGCGACCGCGCAGTAATTCGCTCGTTTTGTTCGCGATAAAGACCGGCCCTTGGCCGGTTTTTTTATGCCTGCAGACATCCTTCCTTTTCCCTCTCAACAGGTTCCTCGCGCCACTCGCGAACGGTAGATCGTATATCTCCGTTAATTTTCGCGCCTATCTTGCAGTCCCCTGACCATTCCCTAGTTGCATCTCAATACTGTGTGGTGCACAGTAAATACTGTGTAGTGCACAGTATTGGGGTAGTGAATGGGACAGGCGCCGGAAAAGCAGGACAGACTGGTGATGGAAGTGCGACGAGGGGCGCTTACCCTGGCGGTGCTGCTGGCACTGCGTGAGCCGCACTACGGTTACTCATTGCGCAAAAGCCTGGGTGCAAAAGGTCTGGAAATCGACGAGGGCACTTTGTACCCGTTGTTGCGCCGCCTGGACGACCAGGGCCTGCTGCGCAGCCACTGGCTGCAGGAAGAGGGCCGCAAGCGGCGCTTTTACCAGATCGACGCTGGCGGCGAGATTGCTCTGACGCAGATGCGCGCGGAGTGGCTCCGTCTGAATAGAGTGATTGATCAACTTGGCATTCAGGGATAGCGCGCGGACACGTTGGGCTGAGTGACGGAATGAAAAACTTATTCGAGGGAAATTGGATGAGCTGGGTACAGCGATACATCGACAATGTACGGACTTACCTGCCGGCGCAATTGCGCGAAGATGTCGGCAATGAACTTTATTCGGACCTGCAGGACCAGTGTGATGAGCTGAGTGGCTCGCTGGGGCGTCCCCTGACCGATGAGGAAGTGCTCACTTTGATCGCGGAAAAAGGCCACCCGATGGTAGTTGCGGCGGGCTACCAGTCGCGTCGTTCGCTGGTCAGTGAGCCCCTGTTTCCGTTGTATCTGCAGGTACTGAAGTTGGTGATTGCTGTGATTGCCGTGGTCTCTGCGATTGACGTGATTGCAGCATTGTATTTTGAAGTGAAGGTGAATTTTGTCCGCGCTGCTGTGAGCTGGTTTGCCGGTGTATATGAAGGCGCTATTCACGCTTTTGCCTGGGTAACCCTGGTGTTTTTCCTTGCCGGCGGAAAACTTGGCTACGGTAAGGTTCTCGAAAACTGGAATCCGCGCGCTCTGCCGAAAGTTGCGCATGGTGGACGCCGTATACAGCGCTTCGATTCCGCGGTGGAATTCGCGGTGACGCTGCTCGCTATGGCCTGGGTGAACGATATCTGGAGACTGCCGATGGCGGAGGGCGGGCTGAGATTTTCTCCCGCGTTTGAGGCAGCTCTGCCGTGGTTGAATATTGCCCTCGGGCTCAGCGTGGTGATGTCACTGATCAAATTGGTGTCGCCCTACTGGACGCAACCGCGACTGTATGCAGACATTGCCCTGAACATTTGTTGGTTGGGGTTACTGGTGGTCTTGATGTCAATATACCCGCCTTTTTCACTGGAGTGGCAAGGCGGGGAAGTTTGGCAGCCGAGCGCCGGTGGCTGGCGTGCTGGTGTGGGTATTGTGATCGCAATTACAGGCTGGGATTTGCTGCAGAACCTGCGTGTGCTGCTGCGGCAGCGGGCGGAAGCCGCTGCACGGTAGCCAGCCCGCGCGTTAATCGCTTGCCGCGGTGGCAATGCGCTTAAAGGCAGCGGCGGCGGCAGAAAGCCCGCCACTGCTGCGGGTCAGAATACCTACCTGATGCACCACCTCCGGTTCCGCCAGTGGTTTGCACACCAGCCCGTAGCCGCGCATCTGCTCCTCACACAGACTGGGCACGGCACTGACGCCGAGCCCGGATTGCACGAGCCTGCCAATGGTGCTGAGCTGGTTTGCTTCACACAGCAAACGGGCGGTCTGCGCGCCGGGCTGACATTCGGCGAAGGCGCTATCCGTCCAGCGCCGTACCGCGGATCCTCGATTCATGGCAATAAATGCCACCTGTGCGAGGTCGCGCCAGCGCAGGTTTTTCTTTTTCCCGAGTCGGTGTCCCGCGGGTAGTACCGCAATAAAGCGATCATCGGCGATGGGGGTGAAGCTGAGGTTGCCAAGGTCATCCGGGCGGAAACTGATGCCCAGTTCCGCGCGTCCGTCCTGTACCGCGCTGACCACCCGTTCCATCACGATATCCTCCAGTACGATATTGATATCCGGGTGCCGCCGGTGAAACTTCTCCAGCAGGGCGGGCAATTGGTTGAGGGCATAGGCGGGAATCGCAGCAATGGAGAGCTGCCCGTGTTGCAGCTGGAAGCGCTGTTGCACCGCATCCAGTGTGTTATCCCAGTTGTGCAGCAGTTGCTGGGCGCGCTCCACAAACTGGGTACCCTCGGGGGTGAGCACCAGTTGCCGACCGTCCCGGCTGAATAGTTCACCGCCCAGGGATTCCTCCAGGCTGCGAATGGCGATGGATATGGCCGGCTGCGATACGTGCAGCTGCGCACTCGCCTCCGCCAGACTGTGGGTGCGGGCCACGGCCACGAAGGCCCGCAGTTGCTTGATGGTGGCGCTCAAGTCGGATTTCCCTGCTGTGCCGGTGGTCTGGATGAGATATCAGTTAAGTAAATATTAACAAATATAAAAAAGTTTAAATTAGTTTTAACTGTTAGACCAAGGCATGATTGTCTCCTTGGCGAGACCGAGAATAATGATCAGCGGTCACAGCGCGGTGACGCAGGCGGAGACCGCCCGCGGCCCCACACAAACCAATAACAAGCGCCATACTTGCGGGAAGCTGTTTCCCCCGCAGGTTTCCGCAGCAAAATCGAGAGAGTTTGGTCGAAATGAGCAATCCCGTAGCGCCCCTTTGGCAACCCACCCCCGAAGCCGTAGCCCGTACCCAGATGGACCAGTTTCGTCGCCGGGTGAATGAGCAGCACCGGCTGTCACTGCAGGATTACAGCGCCCTGTACCAGTGGTCTGTGGATAACCGGGCCTCTTTCTGGGGGGAGCTGTGGGGTTTTGGCGAGGTTGTCGCCAGTGAGCGCGGCGAGCGGGTATTGGGGAAAGACACCATGCCCGGCGCCGAGTGGTTTCCGGATGCGCGCCTGAACTTCGCCGAAAACCTGCTGAAGTTCCGCGATGATCGGGTCGCCCTGATCGAGCGTCTCGAGAATGGTCGTCGCCGCCAGCTAACCTATGCCGAACTCTTTGACAGGGTCGAGCAGCTGGCATCGGCACTGGTCAGCGCCGGTGTTGGCAAGGGCGACCGGGTAGCGGGTTTTATGCCCAACATCATCGATACCGCAGTGGCGATGCTCGCCACCACCAGCCTGGGGGCCATCTGGACCTCCTGTTCCCCGGATTTCGGAATCAACGGGGTATTGGACCGCTTCGGCCAGGTTGAGCCCAAGGTGCTGTTCGCCTGTGAGGGCTACTTCTATAACGGCAAGACTATTGATTCCCTGCCGCGCCTGGCGCAGATCGTCGAGAAGATTGAATCCATCCAGCAGCTGGTAGTGGTGCCCGTGGCGCGCGATGCCGCGCAGACCGCGGATGCCATCGGTGACCTCGATCGGGCCATCACCCTGGACGCGTTTATCGGCACAGCACCCACGCGCGCACTGAGCTTTGAGCAGACCGAGTTCAACCACCCGCTGTATATCATGTACTCCTCCGGTACGACCGGCGTGCCCAAATGTATCGTGCACGGTGTGGGCGGTACCCTGCTGCAGCATATTAAAGAACACCGTCTGCACACCGATGTTTCCCGCGACGACACCCTGTTTTACTTCACCACCTGTGGCTGGATGATGTGGAACTGGTTGGTGAGCGGGCTGGCCTGTGGCGCCACCCTGGTGTTGTACGATGGTTCGCCGTTCTACCCGGCAGCCCAGTGCCTGTGGGATATGGCGGACGAGGAAAACATCAGTGTGTTCGGCACCAGTGCCAAATACATTGCCGCGCTGGAAAAAGCCGGCTGCAAACCCCGTGAGAGCCACAAACTGGAGCGTTTGCGCGCGGTACTTTCCACCGGCTCCCCACTGGCCCATGAGGGATTCCGCTACGTGTACCGGGATATCAAGTCGGATGTCTGCCTGTCTTCCATTTCCGGCGGTACCGACATTGTCTCGTGTTTTGCCCTGGGCAATCCGGTGTTGCCGGTGTATCCCGGCGAGTTGCAGTGTCGCGGACTCGGTATGGCGGTAGAGGTCTGGAACGACGACGGCAAGGCGGTACTGGAAGACAAGGGAGAGCTGGTTTGCGCCAAGTCTTTCCCGTGTATGCCCATCGGTTTCTGGAATGACCCCGACGGCAGCAAATACCACGATGCCTACTTCGACAGCTGGCCCGGTGTCTGGGCCCATGGGGACTATGCGGAAATCACCGAACACGGCGGCGTGATCATCTATGGTCGTTCCGATGCGGTGCTCAACCCCGGTGGTGTGCGTATCGGCACCGCAGAAATCTACCGCCAGGTGGAAAAGGTTGAGGAGGTGCTGGACAGCATCTGCATCGGCCAGGAGTGGCGCGACGATGTACGAGTGGTGCTGTTTGTGGTGTTGCGTGAAGGCCTGACCCTGGACGACGACCTGATCCAGAAGATTCGAACCACGATTCGCGCCAATACCACACCCCGCCATGTGCCGGCCAAAGTGATCCAGGTTGCGGATATCCCGCGTACCATCAGCGGCAAGATTGTGGAGCTGGCAGTGCGCAACGTGGTGCACGGCAAGCCGGTCAAGAATCAGGAGGCGCTGGCCAATCCGGAAGCGCTGAAGCTGTATGAAAAACTGCCTGAGCTCGCAGGTGAATAACTGCCGCCAGGCGAACCGCGGTAACCAGCAAAAAAGCCGGATTCAGCAGACTGATCCGGCACAAGGCTAGGCATTTTCTCAGCAAGCTGTGGCCCGGGAACTAAGGTTCCCGGGCTTCTGCGTTTGGGTTATGCCGTTTTCATTCGGTGACCGGTGTCCGCCTTCTCCAATCGCGCCTGCTCTTCATTCATCTTGCGCAGCGCCATCCGGGTAATATACCCGCCCATCACACATACAAAGGCGATGATGCCCAGGCTCAGTAGGCCGGAAAAACTGGTGAACAGGTCGATCATTGCATCCATGATTGCCTCCGCGATTGATTCGGCGGGGATTGTTCGTTTTCCCCAGCCACTTGCCTTTAACTGACTCCAGTGTAAAGTGGCGCCGATTGCGCCCCTTGATCCAGGTCAAGGGACCTGTAGTTTGCCGCCTATTTCAGCGGATTCCGGGCTTTGATTACGCATTGTTCGGAGGGTTGGCGGCCGGTGATACATCGCCAGCTGTGCTACCCGGAATGAACGATTCTGCGCTAGGCTTGCGTTACGCTGTAGAAAACGGATTCCGGTATCTGTTCACAAGAACTCAGCCTCTATAAATCAATAATTTCACGGAAGATAAATATGATTACCTATCTATACTGGGCCGCTGTTATTTCGCTGGTCGTACTGTCCCTGTTTGCAGGCAGTCGGTTTGGTAGCCTGGGTAAAGGTGCCATTGTCGGTGCCGTCATCTTTCTCGCCGGCTGGCTTGCCTATTACTTCCATTTCGAACAGGTGTTCGTGAAACGCTTCGGTGGGGTGATGCGTATCACTGTGCCGGAGGGGCAGCGCCATCTGGGCGCCACCTGGAAAGATGACAACCTCTGGGTGGAAAACTACGACCCCGAAAGCAACGAGTGCATCTTCAGCGAATATTCCAAGGGCAACCTGCTGGAAGGGCGGGTCATCGTCCGCAACTGTAACCCGTTGATGGAGCGCACCGGCTCAGCGACGGCGCCCGGACGCTGAATTGTCTCAAGGGGCTGGCCAGATCATCGACGTAACCCCTCGACTGGCATACCGGCCGGTGGTGTAAAGTCCGGTAAAGTTGCGCCGACTGCGGCAACTTTCACGGGCGCTCGGCGTCGCAGTGTTGATGATTGGCAAACGGATATTTGTCTTGCGCGTATTTTTCTTCGCTTCCAGGGTTTCCCGCTTTCAGATCGCGGCGTGCGCGCTGTTGGCGCTATCGTTGTTGCTGTTGCCACAGGCGGGTAATGCCCTGCCATTTTTCGACAACCTGCCCAAATTCAAAATCCGTGTATCCGAAGACCGCGAGCTTCAGGACTGGCTGAAAGACCAGGTCAAGGAGCAGCGCAAATCCAGCAGTGTGCTCAAGGCCTACGAGGATCCACTGGATGTGGCCCGCTACGAGCGCGGTACGCTGGAAAAGCTGCTGCGTTCGCGCGGTTATTACGATGGCCGGGTTCGGCAATCGGTGACTGATGGCGAGATCCTGTACCGGGTCGTTCCCGGGCCGCTGTACCGCATTAAATCTCTCGAAGTGAATATGCCTCCGCACCTCAAGTCGGGTTTCCCGGGTGTGGGATTACGGGAGGGTGAACCCTTGGAGGCGGAAAAGGTCACCGAGGGCGTTAAACGTATTGAAAATTACCTGGCGGAAAATGCCTGCCTGCTGAATGTGGATGTGGATTACCAGGCGACGGTCATTCACAGCGAACATGCGGCGAGACTGGAATACCGTGTGGCGCAGAGCCCCGAGGTAAATATTGGACAGGTGTATGTGGAAGGGGTGACCACGGTCGATGAGGACTTTCTGCGCAAGCGCCTGAAGCTGGAACCCGGGGATTGTTTCTCTCGCGGAAAAATGGATGCGGCCAAGCTGCGCCTGCTGCGCACCAACCTGATTGCCGGGGTGAACGCGGAGGTTTCCGAGCCCAGCGCAGGGATTGTGGATATCACTTTTCTGGTGATCGAGCGCAAGCACCGCACGATTCGTCTGGGGGTGGGGTACACGTCCGATGAGGGGGCTGGAGTCTCGGCGGGCTGGGAACACCGCAATATCCTCGGTCGCGGTGAAAAGATTGAGGTGGAAACCCGGGTCAACGAGGTAAAGCAGTCCCTCAAGACGGAGCTCCTGGTACCGCGCTTCTTTCGCGATGATCAGGATTTTTCCGCCAAGGCCGAAGCATCCAATGAAGAACGGGATTCTTACGAGGCGCGGTCCGTCACCATCGGCGGCATTATTTCCCGCCGTCATACCAAACACCGCACCTTCAGTGTGGGTAGCGAGCTGAAGTTCAGTAAGGTGCAGGAAGAGGGCGAGCAGAGCGAAAACTACAACCTGCTGTCGTTTCCCCTCGGGCTCAAAATTGATACCACCGACAACCTGCTTGATGCCCACAAGGGGGCGACCGTGGCCCTGGAGGTCAAACCGTATTTCGATCTGCGGGGCTCGGGCACCCGGTTTGTAAAAAATACCCTGGTTGCCACCGGTTACCTCACTGCGGAAGAGACCCGCTTTGATCCCACCCTGGCGGTGCGCATCAAGGCCGGTGTCATCAGTGGTATCGACAACCTGGATATTCCAGCGGACGAACGTTTCTATGCCGGCGGTGGTGGCTCGGTGCG
Protein-coding sequences here:
- a CDS encoding LysR family transcriptional regulator translates to MSATIKQLRAFVAVARTHSLAEASAQLHVSQPAISIAIRSLEESLGGELFSRDGRQLVLTPEGTQFVERAQQLLHNWDNTLDAVQQRFQLQHGQLSIAAIPAYALNQLPALLEKFHRRHPDINIVLEDIVMERVVSAVQDGRAELGISFRPDDLGNLSFTPIADDRFIAVLPAGHRLGKKKNLRWRDLAQVAFIAMNRGSAVRRWTDSAFAECQPGAQTARLLCEANQLSTIGRLVQSGLGVSAVPSLCEEQMRGYGLVCKPLAEPEVVHQVGILTRSSGGLSAAAAAFKRIATAASD
- a CDS encoding acetoacetate--CoA ligase; amino-acid sequence: MSNPVAPLWQPTPEAVARTQMDQFRRRVNEQHRLSLQDYSALYQWSVDNRASFWGELWGFGEVVASERGERVLGKDTMPGAEWFPDARLNFAENLLKFRDDRVALIERLENGRRRQLTYAELFDRVEQLASALVSAGVGKGDRVAGFMPNIIDTAVAMLATTSLGAIWTSCSPDFGINGVLDRFGQVEPKVLFACEGYFYNGKTIDSLPRLAQIVEKIESIQQLVVVPVARDAAQTADAIGDLDRAITLDAFIGTAPTRALSFEQTEFNHPLYIMYSSGTTGVPKCIVHGVGGTLLQHIKEHRLHTDVSRDDTLFYFTTCGWMMWNWLVSGLACGATLVLYDGSPFYPAAQCLWDMADEENISVFGTSAKYIAALEKAGCKPRESHKLERLRAVLSTGSPLAHEGFRYVYRDIKSDVCLSSISGGTDIVSCFALGNPVLPVYPGELQCRGLGMAVEVWNDDGKAVLEDKGELVCAKSFPCMPIGFWNDPDGSKYHDAYFDSWPGVWAHGDYAEITEHGGVIIYGRSDAVLNPGGVRIGTAEIYRQVEKVEEVLDSICIGQEWRDDVRVVLFVVLREGLTLDDDLIQKIRTTIRANTTPRHVPAKVIQVADIPRTISGKIVELAVRNVVHGKPVKNQEALANPEALKLYEKLPELAGE
- a CDS encoding autotransporter assembly complex family protein, giving the protein MIGKRIFVLRVFFFASRVSRFQIAACALLALSLLLLPQAGNALPFFDNLPKFKIRVSEDRELQDWLKDQVKEQRKSSSVLKAYEDPLDVARYERGTLEKLLRSRGYYDGRVRQSVTDGEILYRVVPGPLYRIKSLEVNMPPHLKSGFPGVGLREGEPLEAEKVTEGVKRIENYLAENACLLNVDVDYQATVIHSEHAARLEYRVAQSPEVNIGQVYVEGVTTVDEDFLRKRLKLEPGDCFSRGKMDAAKLRLLRTNLIAGVNAEVSEPSAGIVDITFLVIERKHRTIRLGVGYTSDEGAGVSAGWEHRNILGRGEKIEVETRVNEVKQSLKTELLVPRFFRDDQDFSAKAEASNEERDSYEARSVTIGGIISRRHTKHRTFSVGSELKFSKVQEEGEQSENYNLLSFPLGLKIDTTDNLLDAHKGATVALEVKPYFDLRGSGTRFVKNTLVATGYLTAEETRFDPTLAVRIKAGVISGIDNLDIPADERFYAGGGGSVRGYAYQALGPRRLIPSTVPGEPPTLSDPIGGRALSEVSFEGRFRFTETWGGVLFLDGGNAYADPQPSFDDLYWGVGLGVRYMTSFAPLRFDIAFPLDRRDDLDDSSYQIYVSLGQAF
- a CDS encoding DUF3149 domain-containing protein, producing the protein MDAMIDLFTSFSGLLSLGIIAFVCVMGGYITRMALRKMNEEQARLEKADTGHRMKTA
- a CDS encoding Dps family protein, which produces MSNIDIGIGEKDREQVAEGLKRLLADSYTLYLQTHNFHWNVTGRLFRELHLMFEEHYTELATAVDDIAERIRTLDVIAPGTYKAFAELSSIKEVEDVPAAEEMVRILTQGHEQVVKTCRDVLKAAQDADDESTAALVGDRMRVHEKTAWMLRATAQ
- a CDS encoding PadR family transcriptional regulator, producing MGQAPEKQDRLVMEVRRGALTLAVLLALREPHYGYSLRKSLGAKGLEIDEGTLYPLLRRLDDQGLLRSHWLQEEGRKRRFYQIDAGGEIALTQMRAEWLRLNRVIDQLGIQG